The Thermoanaerobacter uzonensis DSM 18761 DNA window TAAATGAAATATATGAACAAAATAAGATAAGGGCTTAAACTCAAGCCCTTCAGTTCGTTGACAAAGTAAAAAAATATTCAAAAGGAGATATTTTGTATCGTCGCTCCGATGTTCCAAAGCAACAAAACTAAAACTCGACCTTCAGGTTCCGGCAGGGTACCGGGCACAATCGGCATCCATGCCTTAAGGTGCCCGCCTCCGCCATCCCCGCCTCCGCCATCCTTGGCTTCGGCCCTGCCTCCACCCTCGGTCTTGTTAAGTTTTGTTGCCGCTTTGTCACAAGTCACTCCTTATACAAAATATCTCCTTTACGAAAGTTTGTCTACAGTCTGAAGGGCTTAAACTCAAGCCCTTTCTAATTTTATTTCAATGTTTTTCAAATCTTTGTTTTTGATAAACTCCTCTATCACCTCTATAATTGGCTGATATTTTTCATAAAAGACTACTATTAAATCTCCTGCTTCAGCATTGTACATAGCCGCCCTTAATGCTTCTGTCTCTTTTAAAATAGTCTTTATTTTTTTCCTATCTATACCCCCTTTTATTGCACCTTGTTCTAATAATTTAGCTACTTCTCCCGGTTTTCTACCTCTTAAATCTAAATCTTCTTTTACATATATAAAGTCAAATCCTTGACCACAAATTTCTCCTACTTTTAATATGCTGGAATTTATTCTATCTCCTGGAACTCCAATCACACCGATAAGCCTGTTTGCATCAAGTTTTTGTGCTGCTTCTATTACACTTTTTATTCCCGCTATGTTGTGGCCATAATCTACTAATACGCGGAAATTGCCCACATTAAATAAGTTAAACCTCCCAGGATTGTGTGTAGTGTCACAGTAAAATGTCTTTATGCCTTTTGCAATGATATTTACAGGCACTTTTACTCCATAAGAAGCAGCGATAGCTGCAAGAGCATTTTCCACGTTGTACAAAACTTTCCCTGACAAAGCTGCAGGAATCTCCTCTATCTTTACAACAGGAATTATTTGCCCATTCGCTATAACGATGACACCATCTTTAACATATACTGCGATTCCACCTTTTTCTATATGTTTTTTTACAGTGAGGTTATTATCGTACATTGAAAAATATATTATTTTCCCTTTTGCCCTTTGGGCCAAATAAGGGGTCATCGGGTCATCAGCATTTAAAACACTATAACCATCTTCCTTTACCGCTTCCACCACTAAAGCCTTAACAAAAGCCAGGTCTTCTAAAGTCTCTATCCCATCACTTCCAAGATGGTCTTCTGAAATATTGGTTATTACCCCTACATCTGCCAAATCGTAACCTAAACCTTCCCTTATAATACCTCCCCTTGCGGTTTCTAACACTGCAGCATCTATGTTTTTATCAGCAAGACAAGTTCTTGCACTTTTAGGACCAGTATTGTCACCTTTGTAGACACAGGTGTCATCGATATAAATGCCGTCAGTACAAGTCATTCCTACAATATAGCCATAGGTTTTTAAAATATGAGCTGTCATCCTGGTGACTGTAGTTTTCCCGTTTGTACCCGTAATAGATATAATAGGTATGGTAGCTTTGCTTCCTTTAGGGAAAAGCATATCTACAATGGCTTTTGCTACATTTCTAGGTTTACCTTTGCTAGGATAATGGTGCATCCTTATGCCCGGAGATGCATTTATTTCAATTATTGCTCCATTTTCTTTAGTTAGAGGCTTTTTTATGTCCTCCATTGTAATGTCTATACCAGCTATATCAAGACCAATGGCTTTTGCCGCTCTTACAGCAATTTCTATGTTATATGGGTGAATGTCATCTGTTTTGTCTATTGCAATTCCTCCTGTACTTAAGTTTGCACTTTCCCTTAAAAACACTTTTTGCCCTTTTTTAGGGATCTTTTCTAGATCAAATCCTTGTTTTTTAAGGGTCATTTTAGAAATCGTATCTATTGTGAGTTTGGTAAGGGGTTTTTCATGGCCTTTTCCTCTTAAAGGATTTTTATTTTCTATTTCTACTAATTCTTCAATAGTATGAATTCCATCTCCTACCACATGGGCAGGAATTTTTTCAGCTACCGCTACTACTTTTTCACCTACAACTAATACTCTGTAATGTTTTCCCTTTATATGTTTTTCTACAATAACAAGGTCACTGTAAGCTTTGGCGTTTCTATAGGCTATACTTACTTCTTCTTTATTGGTTATTTTTAAATGAACTCCTTTGCCTTGATTTCCGTTGTAAGGTTTTATAGCGACAGGATATCCAATTTCTTCTGCAATAGCAATCGCTTCTTCTTCATTGTAAGCAACATCTCCTTCCGGCACAGGAAATCCATGGTCTCTTAAGATCTGCTTTGTCAAGATTTTATCTGATGCTATGTCTACAGCAATGCAACTAGTA harbors:
- the cphA gene encoding cyanophycin synthetase, with protein sequence MIIKDIRVYRGRNIYSHRPVIKMVVDIERLDIPTKDIPNFNERLIKRLPNLSKHSCSYGYEGGFLKRLEEGTYLPHVTEHIILELQNILGYDVKFGRARNIEGDLYYIIYEYGLEECGIRVGKLAVEMVNKFIQGEDFDLEERLERIRNIIAEIELGPSTMAIKNEALKGGIPVTRVGNGSILRLGYGKYQKMIEGTISQNTSCIAVDIASDKILTKQILRDHGFPVPEGDVAYNEEEAIAIAEEIGYPVAIKPYNGNQGKGVHLKITNKEEVSIAYRNAKAYSDLVIVEKHIKGKHYRVLVVGEKVVAVAEKIPAHVVGDGIHTIEELVEIENKNPLRGKGHEKPLTKLTIDTISKMTLKKQGFDLEKIPKKGQKVFLRESANLSTGGIAIDKTDDIHPYNIEIAVRAAKAIGLDIAGIDITMEDIKKPLTKENGAIIEINASPGIRMHHYPSKGKPRNVAKAIVDMLFPKGSKATIPIISITGTNGKTTVTRMTAHILKTYGYIVGMTCTDGIYIDDTCVYKGDNTGPKSARTCLADKNIDAAVLETARGGIIREGLGYDLADVGVITNISEDHLGSDGIETLEDLAFVKALVVEAVKEDGYSVLNADDPMTPYLAQRAKGKIIYFSMYDNNLTVKKHIEKGGIAVYVKDGVIVIANGQIIPVVKIEEIPAALSGKVLYNVENALAAIAASYGVKVPVNIIAKGIKTFYCDTTHNPGRFNLFNVGNFRVLVDYGHNIAGIKSVIEAAQKLDANRLIGVIGVPGDRINSSILKVGEICGQGFDFIYVKEDLDLRGRKPGEVAKLLEQGAIKGGIDRKKIKTILKETEALRAAMYNAEAGDLIVVFYEKYQPIIEVIEEFIKNKDLKNIEIKLERA